In Tenacibaculum pacificus, a single window of DNA contains:
- a CDS encoding YqaA family protein produces the protein MKKKRIIKNKKPHVKRLHVYYQRTGFYMFIWESLKAAFLPIVIAVIAVFLFNRYVYNINDGLQIVTETFSRLGILTTFFVSETILGLIPPEIFIAWSKKTADPILNLSLLATLSYLGGLTAYFIGRASLKIKSIKNYLEVKMAKNLKNTSKWGGILILVGALLPLPFAISCLTAGMIKYPFKKVVLFGLFRFLRFAIYAWAIFSMVN, from the coding sequence GTGAAGAAAAAAAGAATCATAAAAAACAAAAAACCACACGTAAAACGTTTACACGTTTATTATCAACGTACTGGTTTTTACATGTTTATTTGGGAAAGTTTAAAAGCAGCTTTTTTACCGATAGTAATTGCTGTTATAGCTGTATTTTTATTTAATAGATATGTTTATAATATTAATGACGGCTTACAAATAGTAACAGAAACGTTTTCTAGACTAGGAATTTTAACTACTTTTTTCGTTTCAGAAACAATATTAGGATTAATTCCACCTGAAATTTTTATTGCTTGGTCCAAGAAAACAGCAGACCCAATTTTAAATTTATCACTTTTAGCAACTTTATCATATTTAGGAGGATTAACGGCATATTTTATAGGAAGAGCTTCTTTAAAAATTAAATCGATAAAAAACTATCTAGAAGTTAAAATGGCTAAAAACCTTAAAAACACAAGCAAGTGGGGAGGTATTTTAATTTTAGTAGGAGCATTATTGCCCTTGCCTTTTGCTATTAGTTGTTTAACGGCTGGTATGATTAAGTATCCGTTTAAAAAAGTAGTACTTTTTGGGCTATTTCGTTTTTTACGCTTTGCTATTTATGCTTGGGCTATTTTCAGTATGGTTAATTAA
- a CDS encoding 5-(carboxyamino)imidazole ribonucleotide synthase, with protein sequence MKNYFSSDFKLGVLGGGQLGRMLLTETQKFDIYTVILGDNNEAPCAQICNEFHQGDLFDFDTVYNFGKKVDVLTIEIENVNIDALDKLEAEGLTIFPKPANLRIIQNKARQKTFYKKNQIPTADFSRFAFVDELKKVYENKLIEFPFVWKAAQFGYDGTGVKVVRNSDDLQSLPEGECIAEKLVPFKNELAVIVARNSDGDIKTYPVVEMEFHPEANQVEYVICPARIDESVAKKAQEIALKVAKTLDFVGLLAVEMFQTSTDEILVNEVAPRTHNSGHYSIEASYTNQFEQHLRSILNLPLGNTDSKVAGIMVNLVGEEGYTGDVVYENMNTILKIDGVTPHIYGKKTTKPFRKMGHVTIVNEDIDIARQVAQQVKETIRVISK encoded by the coding sequence TTGAAAAATTACTTTTCTTCAGACTTTAAACTGGGTGTTCTCGGTGGCGGTCAATTAGGTAGAATGCTACTTACCGAAACACAAAAATTTGATATTTACACCGTTATTTTAGGTGATAACAACGAAGCGCCTTGTGCACAAATTTGTAATGAATTTCATCAAGGTGATTTATTTGATTTTGATACCGTTTACAATTTCGGTAAAAAAGTAGATGTATTAACTATTGAAATAGAAAATGTTAATATTGATGCACTTGATAAGTTAGAAGCTGAAGGTTTAACTATTTTTCCAAAACCTGCTAACTTAAGAATTATTCAAAATAAAGCACGTCAGAAAACTTTTTATAAAAAAAACCAAATTCCTACGGCTGATTTTTCTCGTTTTGCTTTTGTTGATGAATTAAAAAAAGTATACGAAAACAAACTTATTGAATTTCCTTTTGTTTGGAAAGCAGCACAATTTGGTTATGATGGTACGGGTGTAAAAGTTGTTCGTAATTCTGATGATTTACAATCTTTACCTGAAGGTGAATGTATTGCTGAAAAATTAGTCCCTTTTAAAAACGAATTAGCTGTTATAGTTGCTAGAAATTCTGATGGCGATATAAAAACATATCCTGTCGTTGAAATGGAATTTCATCCAGAAGCAAATCAGGTTGAATATGTTATTTGTCCTGCAAGAATAGATGAATCAGTAGCTAAAAAGGCACAAGAAATTGCTTTAAAAGTTGCTAAAACTTTAGACTTCGTCGGATTATTAGCTGTTGAAATGTTTCAAACTTCAACTGATGAAATTTTAGTAAACGAAGTAGCTCCGCGTACTCATAACTCTGGACATTATTCAATTGAGGCTAGTTATACCAATCAATTTGAACAACATTTACGTAGTATTTTAAATCTTCCTTTAGGAAATACTGATAGTAAAGTTGCCGGAATTATGGTAAATTTAGTTGGTGAAGAAGGATATACAGGTGATGTTGTGTATGAAAACATGAATACAATTTTAAAAATTGATGGTGTTACTCCACATATTTACGGAAAAAAGACTACAAAACCTTTCCGAAAAATGGGACACGTAACAATTGTTAATGAAGATATTGATATCGCAAGACAAGTTGCACAACAAGTAAAAGAAACAATTCGAGTTATTAGTAAATAA
- a CDS encoding sensor histidine kinase — MTIFKNTYWVKRMTIFISLLIVSFILWNTYVFFQKFKEEERGKIEIFAAAFKELASNPNLDENTNLINKIYQTIEDIPTILVNESGSIDLYRNLDTLRSEKPEYLEAQLTIMKDQNDPIMIEYFGITQYLYYRNSDLLYKLKYYPLALLLILGLFLTIVFMVYKSSKVAEQNKLWTGMAKETAHQIGTPLSSLLGWIAILRSENVNEEYIIEIEKDVDRLNTIANRFSKIGSLPKLKKYNIVSETEKAFNYLKSRSSKQINFSFSSDKKELFAQLNIELYGWVIENLIKNAIDAMQGKGSISLKIKDTPKYIKITVTDSGKGIQKSEFKQIFTPGFTTKKRGWGLGLSLSKRIIEDYHKGRIAVQNSEINKGTTFKISLIKV; from the coding sequence ATGACAATTTTTAAGAATACTTATTGGGTAAAACGAATGACAATTTTCATTTCATTATTAATTGTTTCTTTTATTTTATGGAATACCTATGTGTTTTTTCAAAAATTTAAAGAAGAGGAAAGAGGAAAAATTGAAATTTTTGCTGCTGCTTTTAAAGAACTTGCTTCTAATCCTAATTTAGATGAAAACACCAATTTAATTAATAAAATATATCAAACTATTGAAGATATACCTACTATTTTGGTAAATGAAAGCGGAAGTATTGATTTATATCGAAATTTAGATACTCTTAGATCTGAAAAACCTGAATACCTAGAAGCACAATTAACAATTATGAAAGATCAAAATGATCCTATCATGATTGAATATTTTGGAATTACGCAATATCTTTATTATCGAAATTCAGATTTATTATACAAACTAAAATACTATCCTTTAGCCTTATTATTAATTTTAGGATTATTTTTAACCATTGTATTTATGGTTTATAAATCTAGTAAAGTTGCCGAACAAAATAAACTTTGGACAGGTATGGCAAAGGAAACTGCACATCAAATAGGTACGCCTTTATCATCATTATTAGGTTGGATAGCTATTTTAAGGTCTGAAAATGTTAATGAAGAATATATTATTGAAATTGAAAAAGATGTTGACCGATTAAATACGATTGCAAATCGTTTTTCTAAAATTGGTTCTTTACCTAAATTAAAAAAATACAATATTGTTTCAGAAACAGAAAAAGCCTTTAATTATTTAAAATCAAGAAGTTCTAAACAAATTAATTTTTCTTTTTCTTCGGATAAAAAAGAACTTTTCGCACAATTAAATATAGAATTATATGGTTGGGTTATAGAAAACTTAATTAAAAATGCTATTGATGCTATGCAAGGAAAAGGTAGTATATCTTTAAAAATTAAAGACACTCCTAAATATATAAAAATTACAGTTACAGATTCTGGTAAAGGAATTCAAAAATCAGAATTTAAACAAATATTCACCCCAGGTTTTACAACAAAAAAACGTGGTTGGGGCTTAGGTTTATCGCTCTCAAAACGTATTATTGAAGATTATCACAAAGGGAGAATAGCTGTTCAAAATTCAGAAATAAATAAAGGTACAACCTTTAAAATTTCATTAATTAAGGTTTAA
- a CDS encoding DUF1456 family protein has translation MGGLSNNDIFKKLRVAHKLRDTDIVEICALVDFKVSKGELGALFRNEEHPKYMECGDQILRNFLNGLVIHLRGPMPPKKKVEPTK, from the coding sequence ATGGGAGGCTTATCAAACAACGATATATTTAAAAAATTAAGAGTAGCACACAAATTACGTGATACTGATATTGTTGAAATTTGTGCTTTAGTAGATTTTAAAGTTTCTAAAGGAGAATTAGGAGCACTTTTCAGAAATGAAGAACATCCTAAATACATGGAATGTGGTGATCAGATTCTTAGAAATTTTTTAAATGGACTAGTAATTCACTTAAGAGGTCCAATGCCTCCTAAGAAAAAAGTAGAACCGACAAAATAA
- a CDS encoding NYN domain-containing protein, whose product MKKRNINIATLIDGDNAEAKYLQNITEEISKYGRITIKRIYGDWSGNRMKKWKEKLSLYSLKPIQNFAYTKGKNATDIALVIDAMDILYREEIDAFCLVSSDSDFTGIANRIRESGLNVIGVGKKQTPKSFTNACDIFTFTESFKKEVPEESPEEVSEEILKKSKNKKSKKKKKEKIKKTQKIDIPFLRYALSVVKQENEEVLLSQLAESIKQLDPDFDSKKYGYKNFNTMFSALNTDFEMIYHTDNSTISIKDKKAT is encoded by the coding sequence ATGAAAAAAAGAAACATTAACATAGCCACGTTAATAGATGGTGATAATGCTGAAGCTAAATATTTACAAAACATCACAGAAGAAATATCAAAATATGGCAGAATAACTATCAAGAGAATTTACGGTGATTGGTCTGGAAATCGAATGAAAAAATGGAAAGAAAAACTTAGTCTTTACTCCCTTAAACCAATTCAGAATTTTGCATATACCAAAGGTAAAAATGCTACAGATATTGCATTAGTTATTGATGCAATGGATATTTTATACAGAGAAGAAATTGATGCTTTTTGTCTTGTTTCAAGTGATAGTGATTTTACTGGAATTGCGAATAGAATACGAGAAAGTGGACTAAATGTAATAGGAGTTGGTAAAAAACAAACGCCAAAATCATTTACTAATGCTTGTGATATTTTTACGTTTACAGAAAGTTTTAAAAAAGAAGTACCTGAAGAATCACCCGAAGAAGTATCTGAAGAAATTTTAAAAAAATCAAAAAATAAGAAGTCTAAAAAGAAGAAAAAAGAAAAAATTAAAAAAACACAAAAAATAGATATTCCTTTTCTTAGGTATGCTTTATCTGTAGTTAAGCAAGAAAATGAAGAAGTTTTACTAAGTCAATTAGCAGAGTCAATTAAGCAATTAGATCCTGATTTTGATTCTAAAAAGTATGGATATAAAAACTTTAATACCATGTTTAGTGCTTTAAATACCGATTTTGAAATGATTTATCATACCGATAATTCTACGATTTCTATAAAAGATAAAAAAGCTACATAA
- a CDS encoding HIT family protein, with product MASIFTKIISGEISSYKIAEDENFIAFLDMNPNAKGHTLVVPKKEENKLFDLSKEEYTNLMSFSFRVAKAIEKTIPCKRVGMSVIGLEVPHVHVHLIPLNTMADIQFVEKVKLSEKEFLALTEKISSNFE from the coding sequence ATGGCAAGTATTTTTACTAAAATAATTTCAGGAGAAATTTCTTCATATAAAATTGCAGAGGATGAAAATTTTATTGCTTTTTTAGATATGAATCCGAATGCAAAAGGACACACTTTAGTAGTGCCTAAAAAAGAAGAAAATAAGCTTTTTGATTTATCGAAAGAAGAATATACTAATTTAATGTCTTTTTCTTTTCGTGTAGCAAAAGCTATTGAAAAAACGATTCCTTGCAAGCGTGTTGGAATGAGTGTGATTGGTTTAGAAGTACCACATGTTCACGTACATTTAATTCCTTTAAATACTATGGCTGATATTCAGTTTGTTGAAAAAGTAAAATTATCTGAAAAAGAATTTTTAGCTTTAACAGAAAAGATATCAAGTAATTTTGAGTAA
- a CDS encoding DUF3127 domain-containing protein, giving the protein MEVIGKIKLINEAQTFGASGFRKRELVVTTDEQYPQMILIEFVQDKCDLLNSYAVGQDVKVSINLRGREWINPEGVAKYFNAIQGWRIESLAQGAPQNVPPVDSFQQAPDLSANEPDDLPF; this is encoded by the coding sequence ATGGAAGTTATTGGAAAGATTAAATTAATTAACGAAGCGCAAACATTTGGAGCTAGCGGATTTAGAAAACGTGAATTAGTTGTAACTACAGATGAGCAGTATCCTCAAATGATTTTAATCGAATTTGTACAGGATAAATGTGATCTTTTAAATAGTTATGCTGTTGGTCAAGATGTAAAAGTATCTATTAACTTAAGAGGTAGAGAGTGGATTAATCCTGAAGGAGTAGCAAAATACTTTAACGCTATTCAAGGATGGAGAATTGAGAGTTTAGCACAAGGGGCACCTCAAAATGTACCACCTGTCGATAGTTTTCAACAAGCACCAGACTTATCTGCAAACGAACCAGACGATTTACCTTTTTAA
- the purE gene encoding 5-(carboxyamino)imidazole ribonucleotide mutase: MVGIIMGSDSDLPIMQEAIDILESFDIKIEVDIVSAHRTPEKLVDYSKNAHKRGIQVIIAGAGGAAHLPGMVASMSPLPIIGVPVKSRNSIDGWDSVLSILQMPGGVPVATVALDGAKNAGILAAQIIGASDAKVLDKIVAYKEELKLKVEKASERVRK, from the coding sequence ATGGTAGGTATTATAATGGGAAGCGATTCTGATCTTCCAATCATGCAAGAAGCAATCGATATTTTAGAAAGCTTTGATATCAAAATAGAAGTAGATATTGTTTCTGCTCACAGAACTCCTGAAAAATTAGTTGACTATTCTAAAAATGCTCACAAACGTGGTATTCAAGTAATTATTGCAGGTGCAGGTGGAGCAGCTCATTTACCAGGAATGGTAGCATCTATGAGTCCGTTACCAATTATTGGAGTTCCTGTAAAAAGCAGAAATTCTATTGATGGATGGGATTCTGTTTTATCAATATTACAAATGCCAGGAGGAGTTCCTGTTGCAACTGTTGCTTTAGATGGTGCTAAAAATGCGGGTATTTTAGCAGCTCAAATTATTGGTGCTTCGGATGCTAAAGTTTTAGATAAAATTGTAGCTTACAAAGAAGAATTAAAACTAAAGGTTGAAAAAGCGTCTGAAAGAGTTCGTAAATAA
- a CDS encoding type II toxin-antitoxin system Phd/YefM family antitoxin, translated as METVNYTDFRSNLKYWFDKVVNDVSDIIIKRKNGKDLVLISLDEYNSLKETTYLLTGKNRDILLNSIKELEQDKGVQKNLIE; from the coding sequence ATGGAAACAGTAAATTATACAGACTTTCGTTCAAATTTAAAATATTGGTTCGATAAAGTAGTCAATGATGTAAGTGATATTATTATCAAGCGTAAAAACGGTAAAGATTTAGTTTTAATATCATTAGATGAATATAATTCATTAAAGGAAACGACTTATTTACTAACAGGAAAAAATAGAGATATTTTGTTAAATTCGATCAAAGAACTTGAGCAAGATAAAGGTGTTCAAAAAAACTTAATCGAGTAG
- a CDS encoding Rieske (2Fe-2S) protein: MKKIFFLFILIITISCSDNVPVNDCFRSIEMNAIIDLTLPEFQGLLVPSGSSQNKIQGRDVFLFRTGTSGYKAFDQQCPENTCTSLMSFDGIHIKCPCDNKKYNYLTNGAPIDNQGCSALMYFVTPINSSQLRLSR; this comes from the coding sequence ATGAAAAAAATATTTTTCCTTTTTATTTTAATAATTACCATCAGCTGCTCTGATAACGTACCTGTTAACGATTGTTTTAGAAGTATAGAAATGAATGCGATTATCGACTTAACATTACCTGAATTTCAAGGACTATTAGTGCCAAGTGGTAGCTCTCAAAATAAAATTCAAGGACGTGATGTTTTTCTTTTTAGAACAGGAACTAGTGGTTATAAAGCTTTTGATCAGCAATGTCCAGAAAATACCTGTACTTCTTTAATGTCTTTTGATGGAATTCATATTAAATGTCCTTGTGATAATAAAAAATACAATTATTTAACTAACGGAGCACCTATTGATAACCAAGGATGTAGTGCTTTAATGTATTTTGTAACACCTATTAATAGCTCACAATTAAGATTATCTCGTTAA
- a CDS encoding NAD(P)/FAD-dependent oxidoreductase, whose translation MVKELQLRVNLIEEKKADILKKKASRKLGIDISDITTVKVLRKSIDARKKDIIFNYKVAVYINENLPEKPDYIFEYKDVSNAKEIHIIGFGPAGMYAALRCIELGYKPIVLERGKNVQDRRRDLRAINQEHFVNEDSNYCFGEGGAGTYSDGKLYTRSLKRGDVRRIFENLVYHGAAEDILIDAHPHIGTNKLPKIIQNIRENILKYGGEVHFDTRVTDFVIKNSKIQAIRLKNGNEMTVNSVILATGHSARDIYELLDKKDILLKAKSFAMGVRVEHPQEIIDQIQYSCDGQRDELLPAAAYSLVQQVNNRGVYSFCMCPGGFIVPAATANGEVVVNGMSPSRRNNKFANSGIVVELNIDKDFRKYENFGALKGLEFQKDLEKLAFNAGGKSQVAPAQRLTDFVEGNLSSSLNETSYQPGLKSSPLHSLLPKIIGGRLRKGFDAFGKKMHGYYTAEANIIGVESRTSSPVNIPRKENLEHPQLDGLYPCGEGGGYAGGIISAAMDGERCAEAAIANL comes from the coding sequence ATGGTAAAAGAACTTCAACTACGCGTTAATTTAATAGAAGAAAAGAAAGCTGATATTTTAAAAAAGAAAGCTTCTAGAAAATTAGGAATCGATATTTCAGATATAACTACGGTAAAAGTATTGCGTAAATCTATTGATGCACGTAAAAAAGATATAATTTTCAACTATAAAGTAGCTGTTTATATAAATGAAAATTTACCCGAAAAACCAGATTATATTTTTGAATATAAAGATGTTTCTAACGCTAAAGAAATTCATATTATTGGTTTTGGTCCTGCAGGAATGTACGCCGCACTTCGTTGTATCGAATTAGGTTATAAACCGATTGTTTTAGAACGTGGAAAAAATGTACAAGATCGTCGTAGAGATTTACGTGCTATTAATCAAGAGCATTTTGTAAATGAAGATTCTAATTACTGTTTTGGTGAAGGTGGTGCAGGAACGTATTCTGATGGAAAATTATATACCCGAAGTTTAAAACGTGGTGATGTTCGTCGAATATTTGAAAACCTTGTATATCATGGTGCTGCTGAAGATATTTTAATTGATGCGCATCCGCATATTGGAACAAATAAACTACCAAAAATTATTCAGAATATTCGTGAGAATATTTTAAAATATGGTGGAGAAGTTCATTTTGATACTCGTGTTACCGATTTTGTTATCAAAAATAGTAAAATACAAGCTATTCGATTAAAAAATGGAAATGAAATGACCGTTAATTCTGTAATTTTAGCAACAGGTCATTCTGCAAGAGATATTTACGAATTACTAGATAAAAAAGATATTTTATTAAAAGCAAAATCATTTGCAATGGGTGTTCGTGTTGAGCATCCGCAGGAAATTATTGATCAAATTCAATACAGTTGTGATGGTCAAAGAGATGAATTGTTGCCTGCCGCAGCTTATAGTTTAGTACAACAAGTAAATAACAGAGGAGTATATTCATTTTGTATGTGTCCTGGTGGATTTATTGTACCAGCTGCAACTGCAAATGGTGAAGTTGTTGTAAATGGAATGTCTCCATCTCGAAGAAATAATAAATTTGCAAATTCAGGAATTGTTGTTGAATTAAATATTGATAAAGATTTTAGAAAATATGAAAATTTTGGTGCTTTAAAAGGATTAGAATTTCAAAAAGATTTAGAAAAATTAGCTTTTAATGCAGGAGGTAAAAGTCAAGTTGCACCAGCACAACGTTTAACTGATTTTGTTGAAGGTAATTTATCATCATCATTAAATGAAACTTCTTATCAACCTGGGTTAAAATCATCGCCATTGCACTCGTTACTTCCAAAAATAATTGGAGGTAGATTACGTAAAGGGTTTGATGCTTTTGGTAAAAAAATGCACGGATATTATACAGCGGAAGCAAATATTATAGGGGTTGAATCTCGTACTTCATCTCCAGTTAATATCCCTAGAAAAGAAAATTTAGAACATCCGCAGTTAGATGGTTTATATCCTTGTGGTGAAGGTGGTGGTTATGCTGGTGGAATTATTTCAGCAGCTATGGACGGTGAGCGTTGTGCTGAAGCAGCTATCGCAAACTTATAA
- a CDS encoding flavin reductase family protein: MLSLNPKELSVSKLHSYLLGAIAPRPIAFASTMDAAGNPNLSPFSFFNVFGANPPMLIFSPARSVRDNTKKHTLENAEETKEVVINVVNYDIVQQMSLSSAMYPKGINEFEKAGFTMLPSDKIAPFRVAESPVQFECKVTDIIYTGNEGGAGNLIICEVVKLHINENILSEDGSIDQHKIDLVARAGGSYYTRAKDGFFEIAKPISTLGIGVDKIPSEIRNSTVLTGNNLGMLGNVSQLPNEEAVNNFAKEHPKYVSLTIEKKHTFAQQYLKNNDVESAWKVLLIK, translated from the coding sequence ATGTTATCATTAAATCCTAAAGAATTATCAGTATCAAAATTACATAGTTATTTATTAGGTGCCATAGCGCCACGACCTATTGCTTTTGCAAGTACTATGGATGCTGCTGGAAATCCTAATTTATCACCTTTTAGTTTTTTTAATGTTTTTGGAGCAAATCCGCCAATGTTAATTTTTTCTCCAGCCAGAAGTGTAAGAGACAATACGAAAAAGCATACCTTAGAAAATGCCGAAGAAACAAAAGAAGTGGTTATAAATGTGGTTAATTATGATATTGTACAGCAAATGTCATTAAGTAGTGCGATGTATCCTAAAGGAATAAATGAGTTTGAAAAAGCAGGTTTTACAATGTTACCTTCGGATAAAATAGCACCTTTTAGAGTAGCAGAATCGCCTGTGCAATTTGAATGTAAAGTAACAGATATTATTTATACAGGAAACGAAGGAGGAGCTGGGAATTTAATTATTTGTGAAGTAGTTAAATTACACATCAATGAAAATATCTTATCCGAAGATGGAAGTATTGATCAGCATAAAATAGATTTAGTAGCTAGGGCAGGAGGAAGCTATTATACACGTGCAAAAGATGGTTTTTTTGAAATAGCTAAGCCAATTTCAACATTAGGAATAGGAGTAGATAAAATTCCTTCAGAAATTAGAAATAGTACTGTTTTAACAGGTAATAATTTAGGAATGCTTGGTAATGTATCACAATTACCTAATGAAGAAGCTGTTAATAACTTTGCCAAAGAACATCCAAAATATGTTTCGCTTACAATTGAAAAAAAACATACATTTGCACAGCAGTATTTAAAGAATAATGATGTAGAAAGTGCTTGGAAAGTGCTTTTAATTAAATAG
- a CDS encoding Txe/YoeB family addiction module toxin, whose product MKLTWSTSSWEDYLYWQKVDKKIVKRINELIKNCMRTPFEGIGKPEALKGDLQGYWSRRITSEHRLVYKYENEQILIAACRYHYR is encoded by the coding sequence ATGAAATTAACGTGGTCTACTTCTTCTTGGGAAGATTATTTATATTGGCAGAAAGTCGATAAGAAAATAGTAAAGCGAATTAATGAACTCATTAAAAATTGTATGCGAACACCTTTTGAAGGTATCGGAAAACCTGAAGCTTTAAAAGGAGATTTACAAGGTTACTGGTCAAGGCGTATAACATCAGAACATCGATTGGTTTATAAATACGAAAATGAACAAATATTAATAGCAGCTTGTCGTTATCATTACCGCTAA
- the greA gene encoding transcription elongation factor GreA → MSEVSYYSAEGLKKLKDELSQLEHVERPRVSQEIGDAIDKGDLSENAEYHAAKEEQSLLETKIAKLKNVVANARIIDESQLDLSKVLIHSIVKLKNTTNGMEFTYTLVADSETDIKNGKLSVNSPIGKGLLGKKLGDIAEIKVPSGIMKFEIMEISR, encoded by the coding sequence ATGAGTGAAGTATCATATTATAGTGCAGAAGGATTAAAAAAATTAAAAGACGAGTTATCACAACTAGAGCATGTTGAAAGACCAAGAGTTTCTCAAGAAATTGGTGACGCTATAGATAAAGGAGATTTAAGTGAAAATGCAGAGTATCATGCTGCAAAAGAAGAGCAATCTTTATTAGAAACTAAAATTGCGAAGCTTAAAAATGTAGTTGCCAATGCTCGTATTATTGATGAGAGTCAGTTAGATTTATCTAAAGTATTGATTCATTCTATCGTAAAATTAAAAAATACAACTAACGGTATGGAGTTTACATACACTTTAGTTGCAGATTCTGAAACTGATATTAAGAATGGTAAATTATCAGTAAATTCACCTATAGGAAAAGGATTGTTAGGGAAAAAATTAGGCGATATTGCCGAAATTAAAGTACCTAGTGGTATTATGAAGTTTGAAATTATGGAAATTTCTAGATAA